GCCTGTTCGCTGGGCATGCTCACCCAGGAACAGGTGGACCGGCTGGTCGAGATGGGTGTGCACCGGTACAACCACAACCTGGAGACCGCCCGGTCCCACTTCCCCGAGGTCGTCACCACGCACACCTGGGAGGAGCGGTGGGAGACGCTGCGGATGGTCGGTGCGGCCGGGATGGAGGTCTGCTGCGGCGGGATCATCGGCATGGGCGAGACCGTGGCGCAGCGGGCCGAGTTCGCCGCCCAGCTCGGCGAGCTGGACCCCGACGAGGTGCCGCTGAACTTCCTCATCCCCAACCCCGGCACCCCCTTCGAGGACTACCCGGTGGTCGAGGGCGCCGAGGCGCTGCGCACGGTGGCGGCCTTCCGGCTGGCCCTGCCGCGCACGATCCTGCGTTTCGCGGGCGGGCGGGAGCTGACCTTCGGCGATCTCGGCGCCAAGCAGGGGATGCTCGGCGGGATCAACGCGATCATCGTCGGCAACTACCTGACCAATCTCGGCAGGCCCGCCGAGCAGGATCTGGAGATGCTCGACGAGCTGCGCATGCCGGTCAAGGCACTGAACCGGACGTTGTGAGCGGAGCGGGTGATGGCTGAAGACGACTTCTGCGGCTGGTGCGGGGCGGCTCGATCGACTCCGCACGCGAACGGCTGCGCCCGGCGTCGGATCGTTGATCCACCGCGATTCTGCGCACACTGCGCCCGCCGTATGGTTGTGCAGGTGACCCCGGCGGGGTGGAGCGCCCGGTGCAGTGTGCACGGCGAGCTGCACGCCCCGAGCCGGGACGCCGGCGTCGGCTGAGACGGCGTTCGGCGCGGACATGAGTGGCATGGAGGCCGATGTGGGGCAGGAGCCGATGGGCGCGGCGGGGATGCCCGCCGGGAGCATCCCCACCGGGGGAGTGCCCGCCTCGCAACCGCCGGGTGCCGTCCCGACGAGGGACGGCTCCGGCGTGGCGGCGGCGACCAGGGCCGACGGGTTCCGGACCGACGAGTCCGGTGCAGGGGGCTTCGACACCGGCGGGTTCGACACGGGCGAGTTCGGCTCCGATGGGGCCGACGAGCACTCGGCGGGAGAGTTCGGCGCCCCGGCGGTCGGTCGTCGAGTCCCGCCCGCCTTCGCCGCCGCCGACGTGCTGCCCGCGTTGAGCACACTGTCCGTCATCGGGCTTCTCGGACTGCCGCTCGGCTGGCTGTGGTCGGTGCTGGCGCCGCCGATGCAGGTGCGGGTGCTCTCCGACGGCGCACTGATCCCGCTCTCGATGGAGAGCTACCACCGGTTCGACGCCATCGCGGTGTTCGTGCTGCTCGGCGCGGCACTGGGCGTCCTGACCGGCATGGCGTGCTGGCTGCTTCGGCAGCGACGCGGGCCCCTGACCGCACTCGCCGTCGTGGGCGGCTCGGTGCTGGCCGCCTGGCTCGCGATGCGCACCGGACTGTCCTTCGCGGCCTCGGCTCATCCGCTCGGTGATCAGATCAGCGCCGGGATGACGCTGGTCCGCGCGCCCGGTCTCGACTCGCCGTGGGCGATGGTCGCCCAGCCGCTCGGCGCGGCGCTGGCCTATGGGCTGGCCACGGCCTGGAACGGCGAGGACGATCTGGGCCGCAGGCTCTCCTGAGCGAAGGATCGATCGGGGCGCCGCCTGCGAGACTGGACAGACGAGGAAGGCCGGGCCCCCGATCGGGGGCCCGGCCTTCGTTCGTTCTCGTCCGAGTCAGTCGCTGCGGCTGACCGACAGCATCTCGGTGCGATCGACGACCTTGATCCGTTCCCGGCCGCCCGCGACACCGAGGCCGATCTCATGCTCGTCCAGCCTGGTCCAGCCGGTCCAGTCGGTGAAGGGCACGCCGCGATCGGCCAGGAACCGCAGGATCGCCTCGGGCTCGGGGCGATCGCCCAGCTCCGCGCCGTCGACGTCGGCGAGCAGGCTGTTGATCGTCTCCAGCGCGTCGCCCTTGGTGTGGCCGATCAGGCCGACCGGGCCGCGCTTGATCCAGCCGGTGACGTAGACGCCGGGGATGTGCTCCTCGTCGAGGTCGAGCACCCGACCGGCCTGGTGCGGCACGGTGCCGGTGGCGTGATCGAAGGGCACCTCGGGCAGCGGCGAGCTGAGGTAGCCGACCGCCCGGTACACCGCCTGCACGTCCCAGTCGTGGAACTCGCCGGTGCCCGTGACGTTGCCGGTGCCGTCGAGCTCCATCCGCTCGGTGCGCAGGCCCTCGACCTCCGTCGTGCCGGTGACCTCGACGGGGCGGTGCAGGAAGTGCAGGTGCAGTCGGCGCGGCCTGCTGCCGGGCTCACGCATCGCCCAGTCCTGGAGGACCTTGACGATCGTCTTGACCTGGTTGCTCTCCCGGATCGCCGCCATGCTGCCCTCGTCGAACTCGATGTCCTCGGGGTAGACGATGACCTCGACGTTCGGGGAGTGGTCCAGCTCGCGTAGTTCGAGCGGGGTGAACTTGGCCTGGGCGGGGCCGCGCCTGCCGAAGACGTGGACGTCGGTGACCGGGCTGGCGGCCAGGCCCTGATAGACGTTGTCCGGGATCTCGGTGGTGAGCAGCTCGTCCGCGGTCTTGGCGAGCACCCGTGCCACGTCCAGCGCGACGTTGCCTGCGCCGATCACGGCGACGCTGCGCGCCGTCAGGGGCCACTCGCGCGGGACGTCGGGGTGCCCGTCGTACCAGGAGACGAAGTCGGCGGCGCCGTGGCAGCCGGTCTTCTCGACGCCGGGGATGTCCAGGGCGCGGTCCGCCGTGGCACCCGTGGAGAAGATCACCGCGTCGTAGTGCTCCCGCAGTTCGTCGAGCTTGACGTCCACGCCGTAGTCGACGTTGCCGATGAACCGCACTTCGGGCTTCTCCAGCACGCGGCGCAGTGCGTGGATGATCTGCTTGATCCGGGGGTGATCCGGGGCGACGCCGTAGCGGACCAGGCCGTAGGGGGCGGGCAGACGCTCGAAGATGTCGATGCTCACCGGCTGCTCGGACTTGGTCAGGATGTCGGCCGCGTAGATTCCGGCCGGACCCGCGCCGATCACCGCTACCCGCAGCGGGCGACTCATGGACTCTCCTCAGTGGTCATCACGCTTGGATTGGCGATACGTCCACGTCCAGGGGGTGCACCCTGTCGTTAGGTAGAGGTTAGCCCGGCCTAAGCGGTCCCTTCCGCCCGGGGGACTGTGGCTCTGATCACCTGCGCGGTGCCGTGCCCGGCGGCGGCGGCCGGAGCACCGCGAACGGGTCCGTGACTTGGATGCCGTGGCCGGTGAACCGGAAGAGCGCTGCGGGCCTGCCGCCTGCGGGTCCGGAGGGCGAGGTGTGCCCGGTGGGCTCCAACAGGCCGCGCCGGGTGAGGACCCGCTGGAGGTTGGTGGGCGAGACCCGATAGCCGAGCGCCACGGAGTAGATCCCGCACAGTGTCGAGATGCTGAACTCCGGCGGGGCGAGGGCGAACCCGAGGTTGGTGTAGGACAGCTTCGCCCGCAGCCGGTTGCGGGCCCGCAGCACGATCGCCTCGTGGTCGAAGGCGGTGTCGGGGAGCTGGTCGACGGGATACCAGCGGGTGTCCTCGGGGACCTCGGGGTCGACGTCACAGGGCGCGAGCCCGAGGAAGGCGGTGGCCACCGTCCGAGGGCCGGGGACACGGTCCGGCGCGCTGAAGACCGCGAGCTGTTCGACGTGGGAGAGCCTGCGGACGTCGACCTTCTCGGCGAGCTGACGGCGGATCGAGGCCTCGACGTCCTCGTCGGGGCCGAGCCGCCCGCCGGGCAGGGACCAGCGGCCCGCCTGGGGTGCCATGCCGCGCTGCCACAGCAGCACCTGAAGTGATCTGTCCGGCCCGAGACCTCGCACTCCGAGTACTGCCGCCAATACCTCGTGCCCGGTAGTGCTCACCCGGCTGATACTATCCGGGTGGTTTTCGCTCGCTGGGCGAAAACTCTGGGTAGTCAAACCGACCCCGATCCGTGGTCGGGTCAGGAGGATCAGGATGACTGCGAGCAGCACGGCCGCCCGACAGGACGTGGCGGCAGAACCCGGCATCGACCTCACGCCCTTCGACGGGGTCGCGGCCGATCAGGCCTGGCGGGAGGAGGTCCTGCGACTGGCAGCCGAGCAGGACGCCGTGGTGCTGGCGCACAACTACCAGCTTCCCGAGATCCAGGACGTCGCCCACCACACCGGCGACTCGCTGGCGCTGAGCAGGATCGCCGCCGAGAGCACCGCCGCCACCATCATCTTCTGCGGCGTCCACTTCATGGCCGAGACCGCCAAGATCCTCAGCCCGGAGAAGCGGGTCCTGATCCCCGACGCGCGCGCGGGCTGCTCGCTGGCGGACTCGATCACCGCCGAGCAGCTTCGCGAGTGGAAGGCCGAGCACCCCGGCGCGGTCGTCGTCTCCTACGTCAACACCACCGCCGCGGTGAAGGCCGAGACCGACATCTGCTGCACGTCGTCCA
The Actinoalloteichus fjordicus DNA segment above includes these coding regions:
- a CDS encoding FAD-dependent oxidoreductase; this encodes MGAGPAGIYAADILTKSEQPVSIDIFERLPAPYGLVRYGVAPDHPRIKQIIHALRRVLEKPEVRFIGNVDYGVDVKLDELREHYDAVIFSTGATADRALDIPGVEKTGCHGAADFVSWYDGHPDVPREWPLTARSVAVIGAGNVALDVARVLAKTADELLTTEIPDNVYQGLAASPVTDVHVFGRRGPAQAKFTPLELRELDHSPNVEVIVYPEDIEFDEGSMAAIRESNQVKTIVKVLQDWAMREPGSRPRRLHLHFLHRPVEVTGTTEVEGLRTERMELDGTGNVTGTGEFHDWDVQAVYRAVGYLSSPLPEVPFDHATGTVPHQAGRVLDLDEEHIPGVYVTGWIKRGPVGLIGHTKGDALETINSLLADVDGAELGDRPEPEAILRFLADRGVPFTDWTGWTRLDEHEIGLGVAGGRERIKVVDRTEMLSVSRSD
- a CDS encoding NUDIX hydrolase, giving the protein MRGLGPDRSLQVLLWQRGMAPQAGRWSLPGGRLGPDEDVEASIRRQLAEKVDVRRLSHVEQLAVFSAPDRVPGPRTVATAFLGLAPCDVDPEVPEDTRWYPVDQLPDTAFDHEAIVLRARNRLRAKLSYTNLGFALAPPEFSISTLCGIYSVALGYRVSPTNLQRVLTRRGLLEPTGHTSPSGPAGGRPAALFRFTGHGIQVTDPFAVLRPPPPGTAPRR
- a CDS encoding DUF2567 domain-containing protein; translated protein: MSGMEADVGQEPMGAAGMPAGSIPTGGVPASQPPGAVPTRDGSGVAAATRADGFRTDESGAGGFDTGGFDTGEFGSDGADEHSAGEFGAPAVGRRVPPAFAAADVLPALSTLSVIGLLGLPLGWLWSVLAPPMQVRVLSDGALIPLSMESYHRFDAIAVFVLLGAALGVLTGMACWLLRQRRGPLTALAVVGGSVLAAWLAMRTGLSFAASAHPLGDQISAGMTLVRAPGLDSPWAMVAQPLGAALAYGLATAWNGEDDLGRRLS
- the bsaP gene encoding biotin synthase auxiliary protein BsaP translates to MAEDDFCGWCGAARSTPHANGCARRRIVDPPRFCAHCARRMVVQVTPAGWSARCSVHGELHAPSRDAGVG
- the bioB gene encoding biotin synthase BioB, with the translated sequence MAREQVLVQGRGLDQAQIEAVLRLPDDRIEKLLELAHEVRMKWCGPEVEVEGIVSLKTGGCPEDCHFCSQSGRFLSPVRAVQLDIPGLVAAARQTVVTGATEFCIVAAVRGPDDRLLAQVQAGIEAIRAEPDTAEINIACSLGMLTQEQVDRLVEMGVHRYNHNLETARSHFPEVVTTHTWEERWETLRMVGAAGMEVCCGGIIGMGETVAQRAEFAAQLGELDPDEVPLNFLIPNPGTPFEDYPVVEGAEALRTVAAFRLALPRTILRFAGGRELTFGDLGAKQGMLGGINAIIVGNYLTNLGRPAEQDLEMLDELRMPVKALNRTL